A DNA window from Brassica napus cultivar Da-Ae chromosome C1, Da-Ae, whole genome shotgun sequence contains the following coding sequences:
- the LOC111201699 gene encoding glutathione S-transferase T3-like, whose protein sequence is MDPFSLTSPGPVNIDVGSSDVPKPVERRKWTTQDDLVLISAWLNTSKDPIVSNQQKLGSFWKRIEDYFNSSPQLTGFASREWSQCKQRWGRLNDQVSKFVGSYQAALKEQASGQNENDVMKSAHDIFFNDYHGKFTLEHAWRELRFDQKWRSISLPRDGAKEKRKEAAETVPDSEEVRPPGVKASKAAKHKKNGNEVAYDRLQSILDLKQNISK, encoded by the coding sequence ATGGATCCGTTTTCCCTTACTTCTCCCGGCCCTGTGAACATAGACGTAGGGTCTTCTGATGTTCCTAAACCGGTGGAAAGGAGAAAGTGGACAACACAAGACGACTTAGTCCTCATAAGTGCTTGGTTAAACACCAGCAAGGATCCCATAGTTAGTAACCAGCAGAAGTTAGGGTCGTTTTGGAAAAGAATTGAGGATTATTTCAATTCAAGCCCTCAGCTCACAGGCTTTGCTTCTAGAGAGTGGAGTcagtgtaagcagaggtggggtAGGCTCAATGACCAGGTGTCTAAGTTTGTGGGAAGCTATCAGGCCGCTTTGAAGGAGCAAGCTAGTGGCCAAAATGAGAACGATGTCATGAAGTCTGCCCATGACATCTTCTTCAACGACTACCACGGCAAGTTCACACTTGAACATGCGTGGAGGGAGCTGCGGTTCGATCAAAAATGGAGGTCTATCTCTTTACCAAGAGATGGTGCaaaggagaaaaggaaggaaGCTGCAGAGACGGTGCCTGACTCGGAAGAGGTAAGGCCACCTGGTGTTAAGGCTTCCAAAGCAGCCAAACACAAGAAGAATGGGAATGAAGTTGCATATGATCGACTACAGAGCATTCTAGACTTAAAACAGAACATATCCAAATAG
- the LOC106391985 gene encoding NADH-ubiquinone oxidoreductase 20.9 kDa subunit has protein sequence MNTDITALEKPQYPVVDRNPPFTKVVGNFSVLDYLRFSTITGVSVTVGYLSGIKPGIKGPSMVTGGLIGLMGGFMYAYQNSAGRLMGFFPNEGEVASYQKRGWFPK, from the exons ATGAACACTGACATCACTGCCTTGGAGAAGCCCCAGTACCCCGTCGTTGATCGGAATCCTCCATTCACAAAAGTCGTCGGAAACTTCAGCGTCCTCGATTACCTCCGTTTCTCCACCATCACCGGCGTTTCCGTCACCGTCGGCTATCTATCAG GGATTAAGCCTGGTATCAAGGGACCGTCAATGGTGACGGGAGGACTGATCGGACTCATGGGTGGGTTCATGTATGCGTATCAGAACTCGGCGGGGAGGCTCATGGGTTTCTTCCCTAACGAGGGCGAGGTCGCTAGCTACCAGAAGCGTGGTTGGTTCCCCAAATGA